One Alkalicoccus halolimnae DNA segment encodes these proteins:
- a CDS encoding sigma-54-dependent Fis family transcriptional regulator, whose translation MEQLIINESWKRCQQSGSSPTDAALDLRLTGKELHDLLERNEPLLKHLRPVFEQIQRTVHDREYLAAVVNAEGFILSRAGGIRIRQIDERLEVGTNWSEENKGTNAMGVVLHERKSALIHGDHHFYEENHVLTCAASPLYDADGVFCGAVNISTTKENYHPLLLSWTKAVADSVHSKMTAEKLKQERPVMLESPPGKNNPENLYTFQNIAGSCENITAVKKLAKRAALTDYPVIIYGESGTGKELLAQSIHSGGDRAERIFVPLNCSALPESLIESELFGYEKGAFTGASQRGKAGKFEAADGGTIFLDEVGDLSLKAQSALLRVLQEKTITRIGGYKQISVNVRILSATNKNLRTEIAAGRFREDLYYRLKGIYLTMPPLRNRSDICEIAEFLLKKMESNSRILSEEAKAKLMHYSWPGNIRELESVLMQGSFLSEGKRIEAEAIQFEEEYEIKRSPVLSLEEAESETIRHALEAVDGNISKAAERLHVGRNTLYSKLKKYDISY comes from the coding sequence GTGGAACAACTTATCATTAATGAATCTTGGAAGCGCTGTCAGCAGTCGGGGTCTTCTCCAACCGATGCAGCTCTTGATCTCCGGCTGACGGGGAAGGAACTGCATGATTTACTTGAGCGCAACGAACCACTTCTGAAACACCTGCGTCCCGTATTTGAACAGATTCAACGTACAGTCCATGATAGAGAATATTTAGCCGCTGTTGTTAATGCCGAGGGGTTTATTTTGTCGAGAGCTGGAGGAATCAGGATCCGGCAGATAGATGAACGTCTTGAAGTAGGGACGAACTGGTCGGAGGAAAATAAAGGCACAAATGCTATGGGAGTAGTTCTGCATGAACGAAAGTCTGCGCTCATCCATGGTGATCACCATTTTTACGAAGAAAATCATGTGCTGACCTGCGCGGCAAGTCCATTATATGATGCCGATGGTGTTTTCTGCGGAGCTGTTAATATCAGCACGACAAAAGAAAATTATCACCCGCTGCTGCTAAGCTGGACGAAGGCAGTAGCAGACAGTGTGCACAGCAAAATGACAGCGGAAAAGTTAAAGCAGGAACGCCCGGTTATGCTGGAGTCACCACCGGGGAAAAATAATCCGGAGAATTTGTATACGTTTCAGAATATAGCGGGATCATGCGAAAACATTACAGCAGTAAAGAAACTGGCCAAGCGTGCTGCACTGACGGATTATCCCGTCATTATTTACGGAGAGAGCGGGACCGGCAAAGAACTGCTTGCCCAGTCCATTCATTCCGGCGGAGACAGAGCAGAAAGGATTTTCGTGCCGTTAAACTGCAGTGCTCTCCCGGAATCACTGATTGAAAGTGAACTTTTCGGATACGAAAAAGGAGCGTTTACGGGCGCAAGTCAGCGTGGGAAAGCTGGTAAATTTGAAGCCGCCGACGGTGGAACGATTTTTCTTGATGAGGTAGGAGATTTATCGCTTAAAGCTCAGAGTGCTCTGCTGCGGGTGCTTCAGGAAAAAACAATCACTCGTATCGGAGGGTATAAACAGATTTCTGTCAACGTACGCATTCTCTCCGCTACAAACAAAAATCTGCGCACAGAAATAGCAGCAGGACGCTTCCGGGAAGATCTTTACTACCGTTTAAAAGGCATTTATTTAACGATGCCCCCGCTTCGGAACCGCAGCGATATATGTGAAATCGCTGAATTTCTGCTGAAAAAAATGGAATCAAATTCCCGGATTCTCAGTGAAGAAGCGAAAGCAAAGCTTATGCATTACAGCTGGCCCGGCAATATCCGTGAATTGGAAAGTGTACTGATGCAGGGCTCTTTTTTAAGCGAGGGAAAAAGGATTGAAGCGGAGGCAATCCAGTTTGAAGAAGAATACGAAATAAAACGTTCTCCTGTGCTCAGCCTGGAGGAAGCGGAATCAGAGACGATCCGTCATGCGCTGGAAGCTGTCGATGGAAATATTTCCAAAGCAGCGGAAAGGCTCCATGTAGGAAGAAATACCCTTTATTCAAAGCTCAAAAAATACGATATTTCCTATTAG
- a CDS encoding gamma-glutamyltransferase family protein — MYEAKPVMEGTASGGMVSTASSTATKAGLEMLKKGGNAIDAAVAAAFCLGVSEPQASGIGGQSMALVHMQKEKRSFALDGSSRAPFVLSPHKNPSRPIKIGLQSSTVPSTPAALGYLHENYGALSLTEVLEPAVRAAKDGVPVTGLIHRMIKKEAEQLRQDPLILKNYFSKKKPLSEGSLLFQPELAVTLERIAEHGWRDFYNGGISAAIVEDMKKRRGLITEVDMHQIPMPVEREVLESTYREYDVITYPPPGAGRVLVQILNTLEGFPPEKLNADEPIGAVIQALAFRFALNYRQRMPVHPDHYLQSVNQIMVDKGYAEEIIKRINDIYQLALKDTFLPPPTSGETTHLSVVDREGNAVGITQSIELVFGSKRMAAGLGFFYNNYMSAFEYKNVTHPYYLLPGGRPWSSVAPVLLMKKGRPQYLLGSPGSSRISTTLAQVITRLVDQGQTLAQAISAPRFHASDTGELMIEKERFSREVNSALRLASFQVTKRDPYSFYLGCVQGVQMPIKWRESFHGVADPRRDGTAEGPE; from the coding sequence ATGTATGAAGCAAAACCGGTGATGGAAGGGACGGCTTCAGGAGGAATGGTATCGACGGCTTCAAGCACGGCGACAAAGGCAGGGCTTGAGATGCTGAAAAAAGGCGGGAATGCCATCGACGCAGCTGTAGCAGCAGCGTTTTGTCTCGGGGTTTCAGAGCCGCAGGCATCCGGAATTGGCGGACAATCCATGGCTCTTGTGCATATGCAGAAAGAGAAGCGGAGTTTTGCCCTTGACGGCTCCTCAAGAGCCCCGTTCGTACTCTCTCCTCATAAAAATCCGAGCAGGCCTATCAAAATCGGCCTGCAGTCGTCCACGGTGCCTTCCACTCCTGCAGCATTGGGATACCTGCATGAAAATTACGGTGCGCTTAGTCTGACGGAAGTTCTTGAACCTGCTGTCAGAGCTGCTAAGGACGGAGTACCGGTGACCGGCCTTATTCACAGGATGATCAAAAAAGAAGCAGAGCAGCTGAGACAGGATCCGCTTATATTAAAAAACTACTTCTCCAAAAAGAAACCTCTTTCTGAAGGGTCACTTCTTTTTCAGCCGGAACTGGCTGTAACGCTGGAAAGAATCGCTGAACACGGCTGGCGGGATTTTTACAATGGGGGTATCAGTGCTGCCATTGTGGAGGACATGAAAAAAAGAAGAGGATTAATTACAGAAGTGGACATGCATCAGATTCCGATGCCTGTGGAACGGGAAGTTCTGGAAAGCACGTACCGGGAGTATGACGTCATCACCTATCCTCCTCCTGGAGCGGGCAGAGTGCTCGTGCAGATTTTAAATACATTGGAAGGCTTCCCGCCGGAAAAACTGAACGCCGACGAACCGATAGGAGCTGTGATTCAGGCGCTTGCTTTCCGGTTCGCCTTAAACTACCGCCAGCGGATGCCTGTTCATCCCGATCATTACTTACAGTCCGTTAATCAAATTATGGTCGATAAAGGCTATGCCGAAGAAATTATCAAGCGGATTAATGATATTTATCAGCTGGCTTTAAAAGATACATTTTTACCTCCGCCGACGTCGGGTGAAACGACCCACCTGTCTGTCGTTGATAGGGAAGGTAACGCTGTCGGAATTACTCAGTCCATCGAGCTTGTTTTCGGCAGCAAACGAATGGCTGCTGGTCTCGGATTTTTCTATAACAACTATATGAGTGCGTTTGAATATAAAAATGTTACCCACCCGTACTACCTTCTTCCGGGTGGAAGACCGTGGAGCAGTGTTGCACCGGTGCTTTTAATGAAAAAAGGCCGTCCTCAATACCTGCTCGGCAGTCCCGGAAGCAGCCGGATCTCCACGACCCTGGCTCAGGTGATTACCAGACTTGTGGACCAGGGGCAGACACTGGCACAGGCGATTTCTGCGCCGAGGTTCCATGCCTCAGACACGGGCGAACTGATGATAGAAAAAGAACGGTTTTCGAGAGAAGTAAACAGCGCGCTTCGTCTTGCGAGCTTTCAAGTGACGAAGCGTGATCCGTACAGTTTTTACTTAGGATGCGTGCAGGGTGTACAGATGCCCATCAAATGGCGGGAATCGTTCCACGGCGTGGCAGATCCGCGACGCGATGGAACGGCGGAAGGTCCGGAATAA